The following coding sequences lie in one bacterium genomic window:
- the lepA gene encoding translation elongation factor 4 — protein MDMHAIRNFCIIAHIDHGKSTLADRMLELTGTVSSRDLKAQTLDQMDLEQERGITIKLAPVRMRWKEYTLHLIDTPGHVDFTYEVSRSLAAVEGAILLVDATQGVQAQTIANLYLAIEQDLTIIPVLNKIDLPAADVERTKDELVELLGCDRDEVLAVSGKTGEGVAALLDAVVERVPEPKEAASGEGLRALIFDSIYDDYRGVNVYVRVVDGTVQSGDKLTFFATGATIEAAEVGSFNPKLYATDILGPGQIGYIVTGLKDIRRARVGDTVTSAKHHAGAALAGYKEVRPMVYAGVFPKNSNETESLREAIGKLQLNDAALIAEPEQSQALGVGFRCGFLGLLHLDVFRERLIREHAIDVVVTVPSVAYQVSRTSQTDRGDTEIIRSPQGLPDPSYIMRIEEPWVKMDIVTPEQYVGGLMQLCQEYRGTYRTTEYLGGGAEGQRRTLLRYELPLAKVLVDFYDRLKSASAGYASMNYEIIGYRDAAVRKLDIIVAGEPEESLATIVYEDEAQQVGRRIVARLKDAIPRHQFEVRIQAALGGKIVASERIAPLRKDVTAKLYGGDVTRKKELLEKQKKGKKAMRATGRVDLPPEAYVAVLKR, from the coding sequence ATGGACATGCACGCGATCCGCAATTTCTGCATCATCGCCCACATTGATCACGGGAAGTCCACCCTGGCTGACCGGATGTTGGAGTTGACCGGCACCGTCTCCAGCCGTGATCTCAAGGCGCAGACGCTCGACCAGATGGACCTCGAGCAGGAGCGGGGGATCACGATCAAGCTCGCGCCGGTGCGGATGCGGTGGAAGGAGTACACACTCCACCTCATTGACACGCCCGGACACGTGGACTTCACCTACGAGGTATCGCGCTCGCTCGCAGCGGTGGAGGGCGCGATTCTTCTCGTGGATGCTACGCAGGGCGTGCAGGCGCAGACGATCGCGAACCTCTACCTCGCGATCGAGCAGGATCTCACGATCATCCCCGTGCTCAACAAGATTGATCTACCCGCTGCGGATGTCGAGCGCACGAAAGATGAGCTCGTCGAGCTGCTCGGATGCGACCGTGACGAGGTGCTCGCGGTCTCCGGCAAGACGGGGGAGGGCGTCGCGGCGCTCCTCGACGCGGTCGTGGAGCGGGTTCCGGAACCAAAAGAAGCCGCAAGCGGGGAGGGGCTCCGCGCGCTCATTTTCGATTCGATCTACGACGACTACCGCGGCGTCAACGTGTACGTGCGCGTCGTGGATGGCACGGTGCAGAGCGGGGACAAACTCACATTCTTTGCGACGGGAGCGACGATCGAGGCGGCGGAGGTGGGATCGTTCAATCCAAAGCTCTACGCAACGGACATCCTGGGCCCCGGGCAGATCGGCTACATCGTCACCGGACTCAAGGACATTCGCCGCGCGCGCGTCGGTGACACGGTGACGAGCGCGAAGCACCACGCAGGTGCTGCACTCGCCGGATACAAGGAGGTACGGCCCATGGTGTATGCCGGTGTGTTCCCGAAGAACTCGAACGAGACCGAATCACTCCGCGAGGCCATCGGCAAGCTCCAGCTCAACGATGCCGCACTCATCGCCGAGCCGGAGCAGTCCCAGGCGCTCGGAGTGGGGTTCCGTTGCGGGTTCCTCGGCCTCCTCCACCTCGACGTGTTCCGCGAGCGGTTGATCCGCGAGCACGCGATTGACGTTGTCGTGACGGTGCCGTCCGTCGCGTACCAGGTGAGTCGCACCTCGCAGACCGACCGCGGTGATACGGAGATCATCCGATCGCCGCAGGGGCTTCCGGACCCGTCGTACATCATGCGGATCGAGGAACCGTGGGTGAAGATGGATATCGTCACCCCCGAGCAGTACGTGGGCGGGCTCATGCAGCTCTGCCAGGAGTACCGCGGCACCTACCGGACCACGGAGTACCTCGGTGGCGGCGCCGAGGGTCAACGACGCACGCTCCTGCGTTACGAGCTGCCGCTTGCGAAGGTGCTCGTGGATTTCTACGACCGCCTCAAGAGCGCGTCGGCGGGGTACGCCTCCATGAACTATGAAATCATCGGTTACCGCGATGCGGCGGTGCGCAAGCTCGACATCATCGTTGCGGGTGAACCGGAGGAGTCCCTCGCGACCATCGTGTACGAGGATGAAGCGCAGCAGGTGGGCCGTCGCATCGTCGCGCGGTTGAAGGATGCAATTCCGCGCCACCAGTTTGAGGTACGCATCCAAGCCGCGCTCGGCGGGAAGATCGTCGCATCGGAGCGCATCGCGCCGCTCCGCAAAGACGTCACCGCGAAGCTCTACGGTGGCGATGTCACGCGCAAGAAGGAGCTCCTCGAGAAACAGAAGAAGGGCAAGAAGGCCATGCGCGCCACCGGCCGTGTGGATCTCCCCCCCGAGGCCTACGTCGCGGTCCTCAAGCGGTGA